The Coffea arabica cultivar ET-39 chromosome 3c, Coffea Arabica ET-39 HiFi, whole genome shotgun sequence genome contains a region encoding:
- the LOC113734316 gene encoding uncharacterized protein isoform X1, translating into MSRSSHHKEKHRNNRELSLVSCDEGTSARTRPLSFEDIMLRRKNKKTGGIQSALGERNGKHNMENVSDGPKSDGDGQHCSIYGGSIPISEESVRIHARRKEDNTYSTKDRSGESRERGAKLSSVITTLGCNDASGGKSDKHTYNSKRSDRSNKDSKNGSGERHSRDLSRKERSGEKVFGLSVTEREHRKAIDNDHKQVYGRSRDVDQTRHDYKNEPQKRHSRALTGRDKYAEESRVRPEKQSRRKHQDEDKERTGDQDAPRKHDKRKSKNSEFSKMKEKEPSRSYYEDLRPKRKRSVSRERDQERSRRSSSVSPTAHRWKLVDDQEVQDYSYKDKSQRSHVDTERKRISTDGSNSNHRRYSGSSSGLGGYSPRKRKTDAAAKTPSPTTRSPERRTAGWDHPPVGKESDTSSSLASNVQLSSQIASENGPKPLSVIPTISAAIKPVGISQYTSFSQIHAIDSIQLTQATRPMRRLYVENLPPTASEKAVVECINDFLLSSGVNHIKGTSPCISCMIHKEKGQALLEFLTPEDASAALSFDGRSFFGSVLKIRRPKDFVEVTYQGEVCLSFEKGYSLILSGFQTVAIFVQTGVDDKSVDATTSISDDVEDSSHKIFIGGISKVISAEMLMEIVEAFGSLKAFHFEHNVEGVGQCAFLEYVDHLVTQKACAGLNGMKLGGQVLTVVQATPDTPTLGNANQLPLYGIPEHAKPLLKKPTGVLKLKNVLDPVGPLSLSEAELEEILEDIRLECARFGTVKAINVVKHIDNYTTGAAFTAVDGSGSAMDYKGNSEEASGESITDKVLANNITSKPPDSCIESVSADETVNGDAISAENIHFSNLKEPGDTSNINFHDGHSDYKPVSDILNDESHERIINDGNRTNTGSACQEILDISSTECTKNLNTSTNQLMSNDSISDATVGACEMKNEVRVMEKSFLDNVGRWSASEPDSCGKMGSDVLEKGENKEEMPNVSDCFEAGCVLVEFKRIEASSMAAHCLHGRLFDDRIVTLEYVDPDLYHKRFPK; encoded by the exons ATGAGCAGATCCAGTCACCATAAAGAGAAGCATCGAAATAATAGAGAGCTATCCCTGGTTTCTTGCGACGAGGGCACTTCAGCTCGGACGAGACCTTTGAGCTTTGAAGACATAATGCTTagaaggaaaaacaagaaaacaggGGGAATTCAATCTGCTCTTGGAGAACGTAATGGCAAACACAATATGGAGAATGTTTCTGATGGTCCAAAAAGTGATGGAGACGGACAACATTGTTCTATTTATGGTGGTTCTATACCTATTTCAGAGGAATCTGTGAGGATCCATGCTCGGAGAAAAGAAGATAATACATATTCAACAAAGGACAGATCTGGAGAAAGCCGAGAGCGGGGCGCCAAATTGAGCTCAGTAATAACAACTTTAGGTTGTAATGATGCCAGTGGAGGCAAATCTGATAAACATACTTACAATAGCAAGAGAAGTGATCGTTCTAATAAAGATTCTAAAAATGGATCTGGTGAGAGACATTCGAGGGATTTGAGCAGAAAGGAGAGGTCTGGAGAAAAGGTTTTCGGGTTATCTGTAACAGAGAGGGAACACAGAAAAGCTATAGATAATGACCACAAACAGGTTTACGGCAGGAGCAGAGATGTTGACCAAACGAGGCATGATTATAAAAATGAACCACAGAAGAGACATTCAAGAGCTTTGACTGGGAGAGATAAATATGCCGAAGAAAGTAGAGTAAGACCAGAGAAGCAAAGCAGAAGGAAACATCAAGATGAAGACAAAGAGAGAACTGGAGACCAGGATGCTCCAAGAAAACATGATAAGCGTAAATCAAAGAATTCAGAATTTTccaaaatgaaggaaaaagagcCATCGAGAAGCTATTATGAAGACTTGAGGCCCAAAAGGAAAAGGTCTGTGAGCAGAGAGCGTGATCAAGAAAGAAGTAGGAGGTCTTCTTCAGTTTCACCAACGGCCCACAGGTGGAAGTTGGTGGATGACCAGGAGGTCCAGGACTACTCTTATAAAGATAAATCTCAAAGATCACATGTCGATACTGAGAGGAAGAGGATATCAACTGATGGTTCTAATAGTAATCACAGGCGCTATTCTGGATCTTCAAGTGGGCTTGGTGGCTATTCaccaagaaagagaaaaactgATGCTGCAGCAAAGACTCCTTCCCCAACTACTCGCTCTCCAGAGCGCAGAACTGCTGGCTGGGACCATCCACCTGTAGGAAAGGAAAGTGACACTAGCAGTTCTCTTGCCTCTAATGTGCAGTTGTCAAGCCAAATTGCATCAGAGAATGGACCCAAGCCTTTGAGTGTGATTCCTACTATTTCAGCTGCAATAAAGCCTGTTGGTATTTCTCAATATACTTCATTTTCTCAGATACATGCCATTGACTCCATCCAGTTAACACAAGCAACACGGCCAATGAGGAGGCTTTATGTGGAGAATTTACCGCCTACAGCTTCTGAGAAAGCTGTTGTGGAATGTATCAATGATTTCCTGCTGTCTTCGGGTGTTAACCATATTAAAGGAACTTCTCCGTGCATCAGTTGTATG ATACACAAGGAGAAGGGCCAAGCTCTTCTTGAATTTTTGACACCAGAAGATGCTTCAGCTGCACTTTCCTTTGATGGCAGATCCTTCTTTGGGTCTGTTCTTAAAATCAGACGGCCCAAGGATTTTGTTGAAGTGACT TACCAAGGGGAGGTATGTCTAAGTTTTGAAAAGGGATACAGTCTGATATTATCAG GTTTTCAGACAGTTGCTATTTTCGTGCAGACTGGTGTTGATGACAAATCAGTAGATGCAACTACTTCAATAAGTGACGATGTCGAGGACTCAAGCCATAAG ATTTTTATTGGTGGAATATCAAAGGTTATCTCAGCTGAAATG CTTATGGAGATTGTTGAGGCTTTTGGATCTCTAAAGGCATTTCACTTTGAGCATAATGTGGAAGGTGTTGGACAATGTGCTTTTCTTGAG TATGTTGATCATCTGGTAACTCAAAAAGCGTGTGCTGGTCTTAATGGTATGAAGTTGGGAGGACAAGTGCTCACTGTGGTACAAGCTACTCCAGATACTCCAACATTG GGAAATGCTAATCAGTTGCCACTCTATGGGATCCCTGAGCATGCAAAGCCACTTCTGAAGAAACCCACTGGAGTTTTGAAGCTAAAAAATGTG TTAGATCCAGTAGGACCCTTATCATTGTCTGAAGCCGAACTGGAAGAGATATTGGAAGACATAAGACTGGAGTGTGCCAG GTTTGGTACTGTCAAAGCCATCAATGTTGTCAAGCACATTGATAATTATACTACTGGTGCAGCATTTACAGCAGTGGATGGGAGTGGTTCTGCTATGGATTACAAGGGCAATTCAGAAGAAGCAAGTGGAGAGAGTATCACTGATAAAGTGTTAGCAAATAATATCACGTCAAAGCCCCCTGACAGCTGCATAGAATCTGTGAGTGCTGATGAAACTGTTAATGGTGATGCCATCTCTGCTGAAAACATCCATTTTAGCAATTTAAAAGAACCTGGTGATACTAGCAACATCAATTTCCATGATGGCCATTCTGATTACAAACCTGTCAGCGATATATTGAATGATGAGAGTCATGAACGAATTATTAACGATGGCAATCGGACTAATACTGGCTCAGCCTGCCAGGAGATTCTGGATATCAGTTCTACAGAATGCACTAAAAACCTGAACACCTCAACAAACCAGTTGATGAGCAATGACAGCATTTCTGATGCTACAGTTGGGGCCTgtgagatgaaaaatgaagtgCGTGTCATGGAGAAATCATTTTTGGACAATGTTGGAAGATGGAGTGCCTCAGAACCAGACTCCTGTGGGAAAATGGGATCGGACGTTCTTGAGAAAGGTGAAAACAAGGAAGAGATGCCCAATGTTTCTGATTGTTTTGAGGCTGGTTGTGTTCTAGTGGAGTTTAAAAGAATTGAAGCTTCTAGCATGGCTGCGCATTGTCTGCATGGACGGCTTTTTGATGACCGTATTGTGACTCTGGAGTATGTCGATCCTGATCTTTACCACAAGAGATTTCCTAAATGA
- the LOC113734316 gene encoding uncharacterized protein isoform X2, whose amino-acid sequence MSRSSHHKEKHRNNRELSLVSCDEGTSARTRPLSFEDIMLRRKNKKTGGIQSALGERNGKHNMENVSDGPKSDGDGQHCSIYGGSIPISEESVRIHARRKEDNTYSTKDRSGESRERGAKLSSVITTLGCNDASGGKSDKHTYNSKRSDRSNKDSKNGSGERHSRDLSRKERSGEKVFGLSVTEREHRKAIDNDHKQVYGRSRDVDQTRHDYKNEPQKRHSRALTGRDKYAEESRVRPEKQSRRKHQDEDKERTGDQDAPRKHDKRKSKNSEFSKMKEKEPSRSYYEDLRPKRKRSVSRERDQERSRRSSSVSPTAHRWKLVDDQEVQDYSYKDKSQRSHVDTERKRISTDGSNSNHRRYSGSSSGLGGYSPRKRKTDAAAKTPSPTTRSPERRTAGWDHPPVGKESDTSSSLASNVQLSSQIASENGPKPLSVIPTISAAIKPVGISQYTSFSQIHAIDSIQLTQATRPMRRLYVENLPPTASEKAVVECINDFLLSSGVNHIKGTSPCISCMIHKEKGQALLEFLTPEDASAALSFDGRSFFGSVLKIRRPKDFVEVTTGVDDKSVDATTSISDDVEDSSHKIFIGGISKVISAEMLMEIVEAFGSLKAFHFEHNVEGVGQCAFLEYVDHLVTQKACAGLNGMKLGGQVLTVVQATPDTPTLGNANQLPLYGIPEHAKPLLKKPTGVLKLKNVLDPVGPLSLSEAELEEILEDIRLECARFGTVKAINVVKHIDNYTTGAAFTAVDGSGSAMDYKGNSEEASGESITDKVLANNITSKPPDSCIESVSADETVNGDAISAENIHFSNLKEPGDTSNINFHDGHSDYKPVSDILNDESHERIINDGNRTNTGSACQEILDISSTECTKNLNTSTNQLMSNDSISDATVGACEMKNEVRVMEKSFLDNVGRWSASEPDSCGKMGSDVLEKGENKEEMPNVSDCFEAGCVLVEFKRIEASSMAAHCLHGRLFDDRIVTLEYVDPDLYHKRFPK is encoded by the exons ATGAGCAGATCCAGTCACCATAAAGAGAAGCATCGAAATAATAGAGAGCTATCCCTGGTTTCTTGCGACGAGGGCACTTCAGCTCGGACGAGACCTTTGAGCTTTGAAGACATAATGCTTagaaggaaaaacaagaaaacaggGGGAATTCAATCTGCTCTTGGAGAACGTAATGGCAAACACAATATGGAGAATGTTTCTGATGGTCCAAAAAGTGATGGAGACGGACAACATTGTTCTATTTATGGTGGTTCTATACCTATTTCAGAGGAATCTGTGAGGATCCATGCTCGGAGAAAAGAAGATAATACATATTCAACAAAGGACAGATCTGGAGAAAGCCGAGAGCGGGGCGCCAAATTGAGCTCAGTAATAACAACTTTAGGTTGTAATGATGCCAGTGGAGGCAAATCTGATAAACATACTTACAATAGCAAGAGAAGTGATCGTTCTAATAAAGATTCTAAAAATGGATCTGGTGAGAGACATTCGAGGGATTTGAGCAGAAAGGAGAGGTCTGGAGAAAAGGTTTTCGGGTTATCTGTAACAGAGAGGGAACACAGAAAAGCTATAGATAATGACCACAAACAGGTTTACGGCAGGAGCAGAGATGTTGACCAAACGAGGCATGATTATAAAAATGAACCACAGAAGAGACATTCAAGAGCTTTGACTGGGAGAGATAAATATGCCGAAGAAAGTAGAGTAAGACCAGAGAAGCAAAGCAGAAGGAAACATCAAGATGAAGACAAAGAGAGAACTGGAGACCAGGATGCTCCAAGAAAACATGATAAGCGTAAATCAAAGAATTCAGAATTTTccaaaatgaaggaaaaagagcCATCGAGAAGCTATTATGAAGACTTGAGGCCCAAAAGGAAAAGGTCTGTGAGCAGAGAGCGTGATCAAGAAAGAAGTAGGAGGTCTTCTTCAGTTTCACCAACGGCCCACAGGTGGAAGTTGGTGGATGACCAGGAGGTCCAGGACTACTCTTATAAAGATAAATCTCAAAGATCACATGTCGATACTGAGAGGAAGAGGATATCAACTGATGGTTCTAATAGTAATCACAGGCGCTATTCTGGATCTTCAAGTGGGCTTGGTGGCTATTCaccaagaaagagaaaaactgATGCTGCAGCAAAGACTCCTTCCCCAACTACTCGCTCTCCAGAGCGCAGAACTGCTGGCTGGGACCATCCACCTGTAGGAAAGGAAAGTGACACTAGCAGTTCTCTTGCCTCTAATGTGCAGTTGTCAAGCCAAATTGCATCAGAGAATGGACCCAAGCCTTTGAGTGTGATTCCTACTATTTCAGCTGCAATAAAGCCTGTTGGTATTTCTCAATATACTTCATTTTCTCAGATACATGCCATTGACTCCATCCAGTTAACACAAGCAACACGGCCAATGAGGAGGCTTTATGTGGAGAATTTACCGCCTACAGCTTCTGAGAAAGCTGTTGTGGAATGTATCAATGATTTCCTGCTGTCTTCGGGTGTTAACCATATTAAAGGAACTTCTCCGTGCATCAGTTGTATG ATACACAAGGAGAAGGGCCAAGCTCTTCTTGAATTTTTGACACCAGAAGATGCTTCAGCTGCACTTTCCTTTGATGGCAGATCCTTCTTTGGGTCTGTTCTTAAAATCAGACGGCCCAAGGATTTTGTTGAAGTGACT ACTGGTGTTGATGACAAATCAGTAGATGCAACTACTTCAATAAGTGACGATGTCGAGGACTCAAGCCATAAG ATTTTTATTGGTGGAATATCAAAGGTTATCTCAGCTGAAATG CTTATGGAGATTGTTGAGGCTTTTGGATCTCTAAAGGCATTTCACTTTGAGCATAATGTGGAAGGTGTTGGACAATGTGCTTTTCTTGAG TATGTTGATCATCTGGTAACTCAAAAAGCGTGTGCTGGTCTTAATGGTATGAAGTTGGGAGGACAAGTGCTCACTGTGGTACAAGCTACTCCAGATACTCCAACATTG GGAAATGCTAATCAGTTGCCACTCTATGGGATCCCTGAGCATGCAAAGCCACTTCTGAAGAAACCCACTGGAGTTTTGAAGCTAAAAAATGTG TTAGATCCAGTAGGACCCTTATCATTGTCTGAAGCCGAACTGGAAGAGATATTGGAAGACATAAGACTGGAGTGTGCCAG GTTTGGTACTGTCAAAGCCATCAATGTTGTCAAGCACATTGATAATTATACTACTGGTGCAGCATTTACAGCAGTGGATGGGAGTGGTTCTGCTATGGATTACAAGGGCAATTCAGAAGAAGCAAGTGGAGAGAGTATCACTGATAAAGTGTTAGCAAATAATATCACGTCAAAGCCCCCTGACAGCTGCATAGAATCTGTGAGTGCTGATGAAACTGTTAATGGTGATGCCATCTCTGCTGAAAACATCCATTTTAGCAATTTAAAAGAACCTGGTGATACTAGCAACATCAATTTCCATGATGGCCATTCTGATTACAAACCTGTCAGCGATATATTGAATGATGAGAGTCATGAACGAATTATTAACGATGGCAATCGGACTAATACTGGCTCAGCCTGCCAGGAGATTCTGGATATCAGTTCTACAGAATGCACTAAAAACCTGAACACCTCAACAAACCAGTTGATGAGCAATGACAGCATTTCTGATGCTACAGTTGGGGCCTgtgagatgaaaaatgaagtgCGTGTCATGGAGAAATCATTTTTGGACAATGTTGGAAGATGGAGTGCCTCAGAACCAGACTCCTGTGGGAAAATGGGATCGGACGTTCTTGAGAAAGGTGAAAACAAGGAAGAGATGCCCAATGTTTCTGATTGTTTTGAGGCTGGTTGTGTTCTAGTGGAGTTTAAAAGAATTGAAGCTTCTAGCATGGCTGCGCATTGTCTGCATGGACGGCTTTTTGATGACCGTATTGTGACTCTGGAGTATGTCGATCCTGATCTTTACCACAAGAGATTTCCTAAATGA
- the LOC113733702 gene encoding F-box/LRR-repeat protein At3g58900-like: MEKTAKKAQAEGSEDDGISKLPEDIMQYILSNFLTPKEAAQTRLLSKAWWSAWHTSPVVCFCEPNFGKSSNPEFCRAMFLNFVNKVLLNYREHNHRIQTFKLQMIFNTESAQLVDEWMKIAIEKGLRKLELRTYEKSYILPSITLESRSLEELVLYNCKFEQKQVIKHIMCRSLRRLDLENVFLVDEVLENIILNCRLIENLNIHHCDGLRNITVKDLKKLKEFSVIYDGEQNVQVYSPNLESFTCQRGSWYCQSIRGRLRLFATQNLKLLVLNGICITDEFFLGLGNVFPHIEELKVSNSNDTHRIKISSQSLRKMELICNEKLEEVQVDAPKIVQFVYVGSSIPRVSITSAPLSHLESRIGVNCNNNVNNSWFFKLKEMLTNLGQSKVFLGISIRADVTVNLNEIRDGPTNPTPEIEELSVEVVSYCASKQTTAAALLDACFWSFRPKIILQEWCFRGTIYFTQFLLELLMISRNQDHLNLLETTFWLKNLKDVKVVVMKRSGLNDEWQPELSDWKPLLYSCDDGGFNTAVHFNLEWW; this comes from the coding sequence ATGGAGAAGACGGCAAAGAAGGCACAGGCAGAAGGCAGCGAAGATGATGGCATATCAAAATTACCAGAAGATATTATGCAATACATACTTTCAAATTTCCTAACACCAAAAGAAGCAGCCCAAACAAGGCTATTGTCCAAGGCATGGTGGAGTGCGTGGCATACATCCCCAGTTGTGTGTTTTTGCGAACCAAACTTCGGTAAGAGCTCCAATCCTGAATTTTGCAGAGCCATGTTCTTGAATTTTGTGAATAAGGTCTTGCTGAATTATCGTGAGCATAACCATAGGATACAAACTTTCAAGCTTCAGATGATATTTAACACCGAGTCCGCTCAACTTGTTGATGAATGGATGAAGATTGCTATTGAGAAAGGATTGAGAAAACTTGAGCTCAGAACTTATGAGAAGTCATATATTTTACCTAGTATAACCCTTGAATCTAGATCCCTTGAAGAATTGGTTCTATACAACTGCAAGTTTGAGCAGAAGCAAGTAATAAAACATATAATGTGTCGAAGTCTTAGAAGACTAGATCTTGAAAATGTGTTTTTAGTTGATGAAGTATTGGAGAATATCATCTTAAACTGTAGGTTGATTGAAAATTTGAATATTCATCACTGTGACGGCTTGAGAAACATTACAGTAAAAGACCTCAAAAAACTCAAAGAATTTTCTGTTATCTATGATGGGGAACAGAATGTTCAAGTTTATTCACCAAATTTAGAATCCTTTACTTGTCAGAGAGGTTCATGGTATTGTCAGTCAATCCGAGGGAGGCTTAGGTTGTTCGCtactcaaaatttgaaactccTAGTATTAAATGGTATTTGCATCACTGACGAGTTTTTCTTGGGCCTTGGAAACGTGTTTCCGCACATTGAAGAATTGAAAGTCAGCAATTCTAATGATACACATAGGATCAAGATATCTAGTCAGTCCCTCAGGAAGATGGAGTTGATTTGTAACGAGAAATTAGAGGAGGTGCAAGTTGATGCACCAAAGATTGTTCAGTTTGTATACGTGGGCAGCAGCATTCCCCGTGTATCTATCACCAGTGCTCCCTTAAGTCATTTGGAATCAAGAATTGGAGTAAATTGCAACAACAACGTGAACAATTCCTGGTTTTTTAAACTAAAGGAGATGTTAACCAACTTGGGACAATCAAAAGTTTTTCTGGGGATATCTATTCGTGCAGATGTAACAGTTAATCTTAATGAGATTAGAGATGGTCCAACCAATCCTACACCTGAAATTGAAGAATTATCTGTAGAAGTTGTTTCGTATTGTGCATCTAAACAGACTACTGCTGCAGCACTGCTAGACGCATGTTTTTGGAGCTTTCGTCCTAAAATCATACTCCAGGAGTGGTGTTTTCGTGGAACTATTTACTTCACACAGTTCCTCCTCGAGCTGCTGATGATTAGCAGAAATCAAGACCATCTGAATTTGTTGGAAACCACGTTTTGGCTGAAAAATCTAAAAGATGTCAAAGTTGTTGTGATGAAGAGGTCTGGGCTAAACGATGAGTGGCAGCCTGAGCTTTCAGACTGGAAGCCCTTACTTTATTCATGTGACGATGGTGGTTTCAACACAGCAGTTCATTTCAATTTAGAATGGTGGTGA
- the LOC113735277 gene encoding F-box/LRR-repeat protein At3g59190, which translates to MAEGSTSGLSELPQHIIHHILSYLSAEESTKTSLISKSWLSACQTSPKLEFNPHVYFSRKLNPARFWDWSKEKRREKYEEFFQHVKKALKPYSKQGLRINTVNFTLEATRDSQWNPLLEKCTKIAVKNGVRNLDFFIPECDLPAIVFRAKSLVDLSVREGNIKRMSVGEIICPGLRKLCLKWVSLDVEMFNNIIESCSFIEVLEVWYIQVFDDFKVTKLNNLKELTVRLFENQWVKVEAPKLELLTCTDDENWFEGEDGDEEDRLTCGIRFPASHYQNLKSLLFSGIGIDDTFFMDLACKFPNLEDLMVRYCQELESIKISSQSLKRIELMDNKKLVEAQFEVPKILAFEYSNVCDIIPRFLFATASSCWTSSICLWCREHVDVSWFVKLKELLASLFQSEVSLDIDFICSVAFDLNEIRDIVKIREPQEVQKLTIHFDWMFSLEKGFSALDGLFWVCRPKYVNTEWHDSLEKNDAVKFLYETLMFRRTQDQFQYSLQSKFWRHDLKEVNIEVLDRSICMIGDRVNFTTKGKNEHQQEDLDWENILNLLRNDGSFGTMVYFKLQWSRVMEKDGGNFET; encoded by the exons atggCGGAAGGCAGCACAAGCGGATTATCAGAGCTCCCACAACACATTATCCATCACATCCTCTCTTACCTCTCAGCAGAAGAATCAACAAAAACGAGCTTAATATCGAAATCATGGTTAAGCGCGTGTCAAACCAGCCCAAAATTGGAATTCAATCCTCACGTCTACTTCTCCAGGAAACTCAATCCAGCTCGCTTCTGGGATTGGAGCAAAGAAAAGAGAAGGGAGAAATACGAGGAGTTCTTCCAACACGTGAAGAAAGCCCTGAAGCCGTATAGCAAACAGGGGTTACGCATAAACACGGTTAATTTCACGCTTGAAGCGACTCGCGATTCTCAGTGGAATCCACTCCTTGAGAAATGCACAAAAATAGCAGTAAAAAATGGGGTACGGAATCTTGATTTTTTTATCCCGGAATGTGATTTGCCAGCAATTGTATTTAGAGCTAAATCACTTGTTGATTTAAGTGTTAGAGAGGGTAATATTAAGCGAATGTCAGTTGGGGAAATTATATGTCCTGGGCTTAGAAAACTGTGCCTTAAATGGGTGAGTTTGGACGTGGAGATGTTTAATAATATAATTGAAAGCTGCTCTTTTATTGAGGTATTGGAAGTTTGGTATATCCAGGTGTTTGATGATTTTAAGGTGACTAAGTTGAACAACCTTAAGGAACTTACAGTTCGGTTATTCGAAAATCAGTGGGTTAAAGTTGAAGCACCAAAGCTTGAGTTGCTAACTTGCACAGATGATGAGAATTGGTTTGAGGGTGAGGATGGGGATGAGGAAGACAGATTGACTTGTGGGATTAGATTCCCTGCCTCGCACTATCAGAATCTCAAGTCTTTACTGTTTAGTGGGATTGGGATAGATGACACTTTCTTTATGGATTTGGCGTGTAAGTTCCCCAACCTTGAAGATTTAATGGTCAGATATTGCCAAGAGCTAGAAAGTATCAAGATTTCGAGTCAGTCCCTGAAAAGAATAGAGTTGATGGACAATAAAAAATTGGTAGAAGCACAGTTTGAAGTTCCCAAGATTCTAGCCTTCGAATATTCTAATGTATGCGACATCATACCCCGATTTCTTTTTGCGACTGCCTCAAGTTGTTGGACTTCTTCCATTTGTTTATGGTGCAGGGAACATGTAGATGTTTCATGGTTTGTCAAATTGAAAGAATTATTAGCAAGTTTATTTCAGTCTGAAGTTTCACTTGACATTGACTTTATATGCAGCGTAGCCTTTGATCTGAATGAGATTAGGGATATTGTCAAAATTCGTGAACCTCAAGAGGTGCAGAAGTTGACTATACATTTTGACTGGATGTTCTCTTTAGAGAAGGGATTTTCAGCTCTCGATGGTCTTTTCTGGGTTTGTCGCCCTAAATATGTAAACACAGAGTGGCATGATAGCTTAGAGAAGAATGACGCGGTGAAGTTTCTATACGAGACACTGATGTTCAGAAGAACTCAGGATCAGTTTCAGTATTCGTTGCAAAGTAAGTTCTGGCGGCATGATTTGAAGGAAGTAAACATTGAGGTCCTTGATAGATCTATATGCATGATAGGGGATAGAGTCAACTTTACGACAAAGGGGAAAAATGAGCATCAGCAAGAAGATTTGGACTGGGAGAACATTCTGAATTTGTTAAGGAATGATGGAAGCTTTGGAACGATGGTCTACTTCAAGTTACAGTG GTCGCGTGTCATGGAGAAGGATGGAGGAAATTTCGAGACTTGA